CTAAACATAACCTAAACAATAGTTGATTATCCACAGAGTTATGTGTAATAATACTGAAATGAAACACGGGGAAAATAAACGCGCCCACCTAGCGATGATTCAAGGGGTCGTTGACCGAATGGGCGGAAATCTCTTCTATCTGGCCTGGCCTCGATACACTAGATACGTTTCCCAAGGAGGATACATGATCTACGCATATGGCAAAACACATCGATCAGGCATTGAAGGATGAAATCCTTCGGACGATCAAAGACGGGATGAAAATCTCGGAGGCGGTTACGAAGTATGGCGTGAGCAACAACACCCTCTACGCCTGGCTCAAAGCACAGGCCGACAATACCGGGACCAGCGCTCTCGAGATCGCCAAGCTTCGAAAAGAAAATCAGGAGCTCAAAGAAATCATCGGCATATTCGCTCTCAAAGAGAAGCGGTCGGAAAAAAATA
This portion of the Candidatus Eisenbacteria bacterium genome encodes:
- a CDS encoding transposase — encoded protein: MAKHIDQALKDEILRTIKDGMKISEAVTKYGVSNNTLYAWLKAQADNTGTSALEIAKLRKENQELKEIIGIFALKEKRSEKNRHGP